The region CGATGAATATTCAGCTTTGGAGTCTACCGGCTAAAGATAACTTCATCATCACTGGAAGGGTAAGTGTCACTTCATCGTAGTTAACGTTAACATAGGCAACCGACACTGTAATGTAACTGGATTCATCGGTTTGCTAACTTGTATGTTAATTAGTCTTTGTTAGCCCTGCAAATTCACGCCATAATGCACAGGTCTAACTGAGGCTGTAATAAAAAcctattaaataaatatgatattaAAGTTAGGAAGCGTTGTATTCTATACCTGATATGAAGTGGTCACTACACAAGCGGAATCCGTTGCTTGTGGGGTCCCATTGCTCCGGTTTCTTCTGCTTGCTTCCAGCACGTTTTATGGCAGTAATCCATTTGTGTCGTCTTTCAGGACCTTTAGGAATCCGATCAAATGCTCTCCCCTTTCCTTGCCCTCCACTGTTCTGGCATTCTGGGGCACAACACTACCTGCTAGAAGTTGTTTGACCAGCAACTTGCGCTTTCCTACCAAAATGGCGGTGTTTTGATTTTGACTGTTGAATGATGGGATTGCGTGATCGACTCCCGGAGCTCTATGCAGTAGCCGATAATTCTCACACAAGTGCATTAACCGAAAACACCAGACACAACGCAACTACATATCCACACAATGGAAATACTATCACAATGGAGATTAGTGACAGCAATGAACAAGCAGAGTTACTTTCTGCGGacaatttattttcctttatgcAGTCAAGATGGCTGTCGTTAGTCAATCACATAGACACACAAATGGAATTTTACTTCAGAGTGAATTTGGTGAACACCTAGTAGGTTCATGAATATAATGTGTTGACTAATGAAATGTAGCTGTGGTTCAAGAGGAAGAGTGGGCCATCCATTAATCTGAAGGttggcggtttgatcccaggGTCCCTACATGTTGAAGTGTGCTTGGGCAAGTAACTGCACCTGATGTACTGGATGAATGTTTATATGGATGGGTGAAAGTGACTCACAgtgtaaagtactttgagtgGTCGTCCTATCATGAACTTGCACGATggagacagagataaaaaaaaaaaagcaatgtgAATTCATTAGTCAGTTCTACCTCGGTATTGGAGCTTCTGGGCCCGGTTGTTGGGGCAGTCCTTGCCCTGCATGCGGAAGTTGATGTTGGTGCGGATGCAGCGGTTGTTCAGCGGCTGGACCGGGCGAACGTTGTCGCTCATGCTAAGGAAAATCTGAGATGGCTGGTTCTGACTCAGCAGGCGCAGAGAGTGCATCTTAAATAAAAGAGGGAGGcagggaaagaggagaagagaaaagttgTATAGGAACCATGGAAATGTGAGCATGGCCTGAATCCACTGCATTATTGTCCAGCCAGACAGTAGAGGGATTCGACAGAGGAAGGGCTGAGAACATTTCTGAGTAAAAGCCTTATGAATTcttatataaattaattaattttaaactAAAAGTCGATACTAAattcaaaaagaataaaatacaaaataatgaattagttgatattttaattaattaggttaaaataatttacagagatttaatatttcatatgaGAACTTGAATGATGACGCAATATTCCTTTCAATATTTCTTAAAAATAACTATTTATCGACAGATTCATATTTCCATTGGGATAAATTATTCAGAATTCTGCTCTTTATTGTCCATGAAAACATCTAAtggaattaatttttttatttaaagatttatatattgatatgtacatttacacaatgagttattaattgattaaatgGTGTATCACCAAATCTGTGACAGTAATTGTCCTCCATAGATACGTCtctacagcagagacagacaatcCTCAGTGTATTTTGAGagttgtgtttcaggtgtgaGTTGGTGGCAAGAGCTCACCTGCATACGTGTGAGATACACAGGCTTGTTCATCAGGATCCATGTGACGGTCTCATAGCACGGAGGGATGGTCATCGATCCATCGTATGTGATGAAACTACTTGTCTCTGGGTAAATCTCCTCTATGTTCAGGCCAGTCAGTAGATACGCATCATCTGCAGCGAGAAGggaattataattatatatcacAAGAGGGTGATACAgcactgcagtttttttaacaggcttgcaaatgtaaaataagtATTTCACAAACATTAGAGAAGAATCAGGAAAAACAAGCAATTTGtagcatcatttatttatttttctcttattgtGTAATAATCACTTAATTATACTAGTGCCGTGCGCATTCTAAATCTGTTTGGAATgagctgttagcttagcttagtgTACGCTCCAGAGATAATTAATAACGATTCCTTGGAATTACTGAGTCCTCCTCGAACAGTTCTTCTCGCCTCTCTTTATTACGGCTCATGTGTGTGGCTCACATATAAGTTTGATTGATCTGCTGAGCTGGTGCTTTTTTGTTACATTGCATTTCAGAGGTCTGTGAAGTATCggcacaatcttcagacccaagttcacaacatTTCAGAGTAGAGCTGCCGTGTTGCTGCAGAAGGAGATTAGTACCCGGAACACAgagaatgtctgtgtcagtctgatatggtgaaatacaaataatagAATTATGAAAATGAGGACAGATATTATTGCATAATTGCTGACCACTGCTGTAGGGTTAGGGATTTAGGGGTTCAAATCTTTATAGATGCTGTTGACACTTTTTTATAGAGCATAACTGTGTCTGCCCACTTTTAGAATGGCTGGGATTCAGGATGTTTTACATCAATTTTCTCCATTGATGTTCattaaatccttttttaatCCTGGCAACATTAATCTcgaccataaaacatttgatttggagCAAAAAacttattggaaaaaaaaaaggcagaggtTCTGTGAACACAATTTTTTTAAGAGTGAACGAACTACGCTTCCCCTGAACCATTGCGATTTTTAATAATATAGTGTTgcaatatatttgtttgtatctcgtatgtatgtatatacagtagtaTTTCATATGGAGTTTAATTTAATAACCTAGTGCAGTAACACTGAATGATCTGATCGCAGCTGACATGATTTCCATGGTTGTGGTTAACATAACCATGTCAACAGcgagctccaccaatcagagacgtGGCTATTATACCTGTGGATTGTGGGGAGTGTCGTATTTCTCCTTgacatcacaaataaaacatatttctctCAAAACGCAGATGGTTTCATACAGACTTGTGTCGTTTACAAGAGCATAAAACATTGTTTCACGATCCTGTAGCTTGTGGTAAGTCTACATTGGATTGTTACAGTATTTTAgcatcaaaatatatattaaattttTGAGGGGAGTATATAGAGGGTACAGtgtatttgaaaaataatgtaGGCTCCAATAAAATTTCAATAATCATGTCTGGgtttagtcacacacacacacacatacacgcacagaCACCCCCCCCGCTCATACACTGAGCTCATCTTTCCAAACGTTTTCTCCCACTTCTTATTTCACATATCATTTACTGTTCTGTGAATGACAGGCTGTTGGTGATGCAGCACAAAAGATCTTTTATCCAAACTGTCTCCACTGTCAGGACTCTAATTAGACAGATtgcaactctctctctcttcctcttcacactTCAATAGCGTGCTCCCAATAACTTGTCATCTCTTGGGCCTCTGCTGACAAATGGGCTGCGTATTTTTGATGGGGTCACTGTGATGGACCGTTGCAGCTTTAATGCTAATTCCATTGTGTTCTGGATCACTATTACATACTGCATGTTGTTAAGAGTATTCATCAAAAGAATATTAATTCATGAAAGATTTAGCGGTCGAGCTTAAACTGAGAAAATCCCTGTTCTCTGTTCTGCTCGATATGCTATTACGCCTCCACCTACAAAAGATGAAGTTCTATCGGTGATCTTTGATGGTGtggttgaaataaataattctcTTTGgatgatgtgcatgtgtgcacatatgTGCTTTTAAAGAAGAGTTAGTCTGGCAGCATTACTGGCTGAGAGGGGATGCGCTTAAGGACTCATAAGCATGAGGGGGCAGTGTGcgaatctgtgtgtgtcagtgtgtgtaacATGGTGTATCTGAGGGAGTTTTGACAGCTGTCAGAATCCATGCTCCTCCAGCTGGACCCGGAGGACCAACCCCACCTACCCCTCGCCGGCAGCCTCTTGTGCCGCTCAGTGCCTCTGAGACTCCTCCCTGCCACAAGGGGTCAGTGTGTTTATGCAGCCCCTCACTGCTCCCCCCATTAATCCAATTATTCGTCTCTTTTTTCAAGATAGCCCCGGGCCATCTCTGTGCCTATGCTGCTTCTGCACCATGGCAGGCTGGCAGAGGGAAACCTCAGGAGAGCAGCTGTCGACTGCTGCCTAACATGCTTCCTCAccaacatcctcctccagctATCAAGAATTCTCATGCAGGCCTCTCGTCATCCTTGTTCCGCAGCATTCCTTGAACTCTcacttgaaatgaaataatgatgCCATGAGAGAACCAAAGCGtctgtaaaagtaaaaactatTTGATTGTTGAACAATTGACTGTTTGGTAAAGTCCTCCCTCAAACAGCATTTTTGCAATCACAGCCAACGATAGCTCAGAATGGCCACTTACCTGTTGAAGCAGTTAGCATGGGGGCCTTGGTAAGAGAGATGCAGCATCCTACTATTTGTATTTCTGTCCATCCTTTAATTTTCTCACCTAGTGCTCATGCGATCATCTTCAAATTTGAtgcaatttggacacatgaTACGTTTAGATTACTAAAAATATGTATAAACAGGGTGCTCTGCAGCAGCCAGTGGGGGCGGggtgccttcagtctgtggcCTCAGATAAACTATAGCAGCGGTCGGCAGCTGGGTCGAACCACGGGTCAGAATCGTTTCAGATTATCTTGATCGTCTAAACTTTTCTCATTTCATCATATCGGACATTCAGCAGTGTCACCGTTGCCAATCTCCTTCACGGCAGAAGCATTCACATCAACTTGTCTTCActgtaaaagcacaacattaatTTCATTACTGCAATGCTGTATAtaaattacagagcttttatttggGAGTTGTAAAAGTTATGAACTTGGGtgtgaagattgtgttgatggTTTAAAAGACCTCTGAATTAGCCGGttatgaaaaaatatatgtCATTCAAACAGACATgtaagccacacacacaaacagtaataacaattcagtttcttttataaaaactataaaatcatTGCAAATGAACCAAGTtcaacttcactctgcaccatagactgtttataaaaagctctgcacacaacgtccagcacacgaacaataaaaagtcacagtgtattgtagaactgtttgagcataattctgaagtagctccagaacATTAACACatgacaagagaacagaacattccGAACATGCAGGTGTATTGAACGGTAAACGACAAGAAGTGGTCCAGATGTTTCGATATTTCGATTTCTCCACAATCACTTACTTTTATATGTTATTCTTGTGATGGTGTCTCTGTTCAGCATTCGATTCAGGAATGAGTTCGATGTCTCAGCAATCTGGATTAGAGGGGGTGAAAAGGGGTAATGTTACacttgaaaaagaaagaggtcTGATCACGTTATAAACTGACAACCGATGGAAAAATAGACTAAATTTAATCTACTTAGTCCAGCATCTGAAGGATATTACCAGAGTATTTTTACCCAGCACATTTAACGCTCATGAAATATCTAAACCCGCTGATGTATTTTGCACAGTCAGAAGCTCCCACACTCTCTTCTACTGCTGCTTTGCCTTCTGGAAAACAAAGGCTCCCACTGTTTTCAAGACACCATTAGAAACAGCTCACAGCCACACACTGTTGCCATGACGAACCATATTCCATCTTTTTAGAGAgcaaaaacattgtgtttttcgCTTTCTAAGAGGATCTCTATAGAGGATCAAGACAATCATAAGAGATGAACATGCCAGGATCCAGCGACCCCGCTCAATGTTACCTTCCCTTCTCCCTTACACTGCATGCTGCCTCTCCCCTGCCAACACCAACAGCGTCACAGCAATTTAAAAGtaccaaaagaaaagaaagtgaacaTTTGGCTTCACATTAAAGTTATATTTCAGAGAATTAAACGAGAAGATGGATGTTTGTGCATTATGTACTTTATGTATTTGGAGTCAGGACATGGTGAGTAGTTAAATAGTCAATggtttttctagtcttgacaACAACTCAatgcactttacagtacagttttgccattcacccacacacattcattcagtgcttatttctctatcacacatcaatcacacacttagtatcttgcccaagtaCACTTCGGCATGGAATTCGGTTAGAGGTATGGAAGGGGGAgattgggatcaaactgccggcCTTCTGGTCATTGGATGAGCCGCTCTACCTCCAGGGCCACAGCTGCCTCAACATGTTTGTTGGTAACGTTTTTGCAAACTCCATTTTAGAAATGAGACagctggatttgtttttataatttaaattaCCACGGGTCAAGGCTTTTTATTGGTGTTGCAAACACAAGTGGGACAGATGTTagtaatgcaaacacacacacgcacgcacacacacacacacagacagactttACCATGAcgtacattgatttcctggagacttaacCATAGTTACTCCTCGCCTAACCCAAACCTTAACCTTAATCTAAACCTTAAACCTAAACCTCAAACCTAATCTTTACCCAAACTTAACCTTCAAACATCACTTTAAAATGATatggacttgctttttgtccccatgaAGAACACAAGTCCCAGTAATGTGACAAGTAGGTTTCCaaaacatgagtaatacctggacaaTACTAACAAACAAGACTAATGAAACTTGACCCATAAACTGCACCATGCTAAATTACTCCAATAGCTGAGAGGCATTTTTAATTCTTCAATGTTCAGTGAGGTACGAGATGTGCGGGGCAGTTCCCAACTCAGACTCATACTTGCTAATTGTTGAAGGAAGCACCTCACACTTCATGTTCACTCCCCTGCCATTCATAGACTTCTCTTTTCCTCACGCCATCCTCACCTTACTCATGAGATGTCTTTGGGCaaagtgataaataaataaagcgaTGTGCTtgtccttgtcctcctctccctgcaaCTGAAATTACTTTAGCTCTACCAGAAACTCCAGCTGCTTAGCCTTCctactttctgtttctttctctttggtTGTTTTCCTAGAAAAGCAGCCAAGGGGAATTCAGTTATCCTGTCTCTTCCATTCCAGGAATGTCCTCACATTAGGTGTGAGAGGACTACAGCCGCAGGGCCTTATGGCTCGATGGTCAGACACAGGATAACCATGAGACAAATCTTAAAGATCCACGCGTTTCTTGCTGTTACATCAGTCAACATTAAAGTGTGAATTGGCCTTccattctctgtctgtctgctgagggttttgttttcaccagaGTCCTCACGGAGCTGCAGTCACCCACTGCTGTCCTAAATCGTGCCTCACGACTCCATGCCTACAATAGGTGGTGGGGGGTATTCCTGGCATTTTGAGTCACAGTGGTGGTATCGGAAAGTTAAAAAGCACAAGTCaatgaaaagtaagaaaaagaaGCTTCTGCTCTGAACAGAAATTTGATTAATTACCTGCACCACACTACTACAGAGTGACTCGATAGAACACAGTCAGCTGGGTGGGCGTGTGAGTGGTAATATGTGAGcgtgattgtgtttttttatgtgttatCTCTTTGGATAATACCGCAACAAGCATGAACTAAATGTATTTTCCCTGGACTTCACTACCTCTGAATTTGCAATTCAAATTTCAATTGTAATTTCAACAACTTCCGCGATGACTTTCACAGACTGTTGTGCTCGGAGTATTTTTTGAAGGGTGAACAAAAATAGATCAACGTAGTGTTGAACAGAAGTTAGGCCCTTTTTGGTATAGCAAGTTGTTTTAGACATTGGTGACCACAAACACTATCACTActttcaaatcaaaacaattcaaaatCACTCAACAGTGTGTTGGTTTATAAAAACTTGTAATTGTTAAGTGAAGGTACAAATTGGCAAGAACAAGAAGGAAGTAAGATTTTCTCCTTCTGAATGTTGATGGCATCACAACATAGGACacatgagaaaatgtaaaataaggTAGGTCTAATTATCCTACGCCTGTATCTGATGCAGATCTGATTTCTGGTATAGACTAATGAAAAAAGCTGCTACAACTTTTTGCATTCTCAGGCTCAAATTCCAACTGTTGGTCAGAGTCTGAAGAAAAGCAAGTCAAAGATATAAAAATGTAACTGCTGTAATACAGTCACTGACCACCGTCCTGCTTTCCACTGTTTTTACAGCCGTTTTGCCCGGTCTGTGTACGATCGTTACCCCGCGGCCACATCTGGACTAAACATGTTCAGTTTTTGGGCACTGCAAGTGCTGCTTAAAGCACTAGTAGCATCATTATACTGTATTATCTAGAATAGTCTATTGTTTTAGGGTTTGAACTCTACAAGAAAACCTGTGACAGAAAAATACCCAAAAATCAGTGGCTACTTTCTTTGCAACTTTTTAAGAGTCCACTTTTgtcacttctttgttttttaaacaagGACAATGCACAAAAACATTAATTCCAAAATGAAAAGGTTGATTTCTGCCAGATTTCTGCTAATTTCCATCTGCAGTCCTTGGACAGGTACACACTAAATCTAAAACACACCAAATACTAAAACATTAATTTACAAACTTCAACATGAAGGTCTTCAAACAGTTATACAGACAGTACATATCAACAAATATCAGCACATTCATTTAATATATCAAAAAAttgcaattaaacacaattaaaCATCTGAATCATGGTTAAATTAATGTTGACATGACTCGTTGctcaaaatcaataaaaaaaaatcaataatttgaaaaaaaaaaacatttcaaccaCGTTTTTTTCCCTCAAATTTTAAGCTCAGCTGAAAGCATATTCCAGTGTTTGATGGCTGTAAATGAGAAAGCAGATTGCACAAAGCCCCCCCCCCGCAGAGGGAAGTTTAAGTCTTAATTTAGAGCGGATCGAGATGTTCTGCTCATTTGCTCCGAGCAGAGCTGAAAAAAAACTCTTCAGTGGTAGCGGAGCAGCGTTGTGAATAATTTTAAATACCAATCTGCAGAGGTTGTTTTTAGACAGTATGTGACAATGATGGTAATTTAAtgattttctgtaaaaaaaaacattttaaggcTTATTTGAAAAGAAACTCTATTGGTTTCAGTACAGTCTTACTCACACCAGCAGGAAATACAATAATGAAGATGCAAAAAAAAGTCCCCATACTATGCAAGCCACTGCTTcctgaggtgttttttttttttttactgctttaaTCCCTTCtgaaaaaaatcagtttcatGATAGTTTTACTATactgtagatttattttctggtATGGCATAAGGTACTATGAAACCAATTACCCTTATCTGTTGCTGCGACAGAGAAGAAGCTAGCCAGAGGTGAGAAGCAGTTTAAATCCAGAATGCTCAGCTCTTGTAGTtgagaacaaaaataaacacacaacgGCTTCTGAATTTGTGTAACACTTAATGCAGGGTACGCTGACTAAAACAGCTGACTATATTATCAGGTTTCaacaaatttgaagaaaaataaaatgtgaatcaaGATTAGATTGGATGTTACTAACACTGTGGTTGATGGATGTTTAATTTAACTTGTTTGACCTTCAGGTTTTTTCAGTCTAGCCTTGAAACAACTCTTACTAATGACTCAAACTTCTTTTTCAAAATTtcgttaaaacatttttgttgaagttGTCTATTGTGTTTGTCAGATTTACAGCACCTAAGCATTGAATGGATTTTCCCTCCTACGCGCTCTTCTGCTGTTTGATGGGAAAATCGTGGAGGGCTGACCTGGGTCAGCGTCTCCTCTGGCTCTTCAAGACTAAAGGATGGGTCTCATCGACATCGGGGAAGTAATTAGCAGTTAGCAGCCTTCGTGTTCACAGTGCTGAGGATGTTGGCTAGGTCTCTGATCTCTGAGCCTCTCATTCAAGATGGAAACCTCTCAGACACAGCAAAGAGACAGGGGAGTACTGCCACCTCCCTAACACTGCTGCTCAGCGCTGACATAAAGCCAAGGAGCACATTGTTTTGCTCAGCAGGATAATTGGATTGCTAATTGTTTGTGGGGAATATGCaggctgagcagcagagtgacAGAGTGGGAGCCATGCAACCATCACGCCGAAACAAAATTTCACCCCCGACTGATTCTTTAACCATTACATCGCTTTATATTCCAGTGTGATGGATCCACCCCAAAAACAATGATGTTAAAGATGAACACATTAGACAAATTTGTtcaggagaaacacaaaaatcCATATGGTAACATTTGATTCCACCTCATCGTCATCAACTGTCCCCAAAAATGCTGTATTGCGGAACCTCCCTTTAATTACTGGCATtttgcaaagaaagaaaatgtcttggCTAAGtctcatacagtttttttttcataacaAGTGAGGCTACTTAGAAAAGTGACTATTTGACCTGTGAACTGTTTAAACATGTTCTGAGACACACTGTACACATTTAAGATTGTTTGGGGTTTTGTGCCTATAGGATCTAAATGTATCTAAACCTTTGTCGCCCGACATTCAATGAATACTGTAGTGTCCTTCAGAGTTCTCATAATATCTTGTGCCATGTCATTAATCTGCCGTGCGATGATTCTCTGAGACATTCACTTTACAGCTGATTTTTCCTTTTGGGTTAAagagcagaggatgttgcaccttttTTAAGCCCTATGAGAAATATTGTGatatgtgaatatgggctgtaacAATTTGATCGACTGATTGATTGAGTACTTGGCTTGTTCTATTATTGAATAGACAATTTCGGTTGTGTCAGTTTCTTCTGTCTGATGTGTAATTAATATAATCAAGGCTTTTTTAGAGGCTCATGTCATTAATCAGGGAGACGTGCAGCCAGTCATTAAAAACTATCCTCAGATACAAGAAGACCAAGATTGTTGGTTCTGCAACACAACATGTGGCCCCCACAGACCCCCAAGATCTGTAAGTTCTCCAAAAGGTCTGAAACAACCTAACTGCGctttaaaaaaaggtaaaagggGGTCACActatattttgatttcatttaattttccGTATTCATGCACATTGCATGAACAATGTATGGCATGTTCAGGGGAGTGTCAAACTTTGATTCAGTTAgtattgtaaaatatttaaaaaatgtactcATGAATAAAATCTGTCACTGctacatgtcttttttttaaagacattttgacACGCCACAGAAGGAAAACCAGtttgaataataaaatgaatggtgTCGCAAATGCATTCAGCTTCCATTTCTCAAGGGTGGACATGtcaaaacaacaatacattcagtgtgtgtgacaagTCAAATTGCACTGaatgtagaatttagtgatatctagtgttgaggttgcatgttgcagctgaacacccctcacctcaccctctccttccaaacatgaaaaagaacctgtggcagcttcagttgtcataaaaactcaaaaggtgtttagtttgtccagtctggactaatgtaaaaaacatggcggcctccatagagaggaccccctcgatgtaaatataaagtatttaaatataaagagccttttctgcggtaaagaaaactacaattcatacaattaagacgaaacaaactagtgaaaacatcatgaggattattctacattaaattactgccaatagttccctttcacctaaatcttacacactggacctttaagcccTGTTTAATTTTGCTCCACATGTTCAATCATATTTGTATGATGTAGCCATCTTGCAATGCTTAAACACTGGCTCCACCAGATCATTGTAGCTTCAATTCAGGATGTAtagagaaatgttaaaaaaacccaaaaaactATTTGTATTGTAGCTTTCCAGCATAACAATGCTGGATGTAAACCACTGGGGCATGCCAACATAATATAAACATTttgtgttaaagaaaacaacctaTACATTGGCATATCAAACATATTTGAGACTTACCTTCATGAATATGGACACTATGACAAGTCCATTGGGGCTTTTAGCAGCTTCTGTATAGTTTGTGTAGAGCTCATGATTGTAGTGGATCAGTTGAACCTGAAACATGAAGAAAAGACATTAGTAGAGATTAACTGAAAGGAAATCACGATCTGACATTTCCTGGCTGATAAATGCTATGACAGTAAGAACACAAGGCTGATCTCCACGCtgaggacaaaataaaaatgtcagagtTAAACACACTTGTAGAAAATCTATATCCGGTTGCCTTTTCGTCAATAATCTCCCATTCTGTTAAATCCCTCCATCGTACTGCAACGTGTCAGATGTTTTTAAAGGGGAAATCGATATTGGATCAAATCTGTCCCATGGATTCACGGTCCGTTTAATGAGAAGCGCTGGTGTTCAGAACATTTTTATACTCAGTGTAGATGTGGATAGAAGTAATAAGGGATATAAAAAGGCAGGGATGCTGTCGTCGTTTTATCCAAGGCCAGCCGGCTCTAACAGGCTGAGGTGAGACTGTATAAACCATCTCCCAGCATGAGGTTAACGTTTCACTGACACAGCTGCTTCATCCACTACAGCTGTTAAATATTCCTGCATTTTAATGATGTTTGGACGTTGGCAGGAGGTACTGCTCCATTTCCAAGCACTAAAAGTGGCTTTAAAGTGATTTTAAAGAAGTTCCTCCTGAATGACAAAATGTCATCCTATGAGTTTTGACAGAATTGAATAAATATGACCACAGAGAATCCTCTCTATAGCTCTGCATCCATCCTGTTGCTTTCTTCAGCAATGACGTTATCCCAGTTTGCCAGTTCCATTGGCTACCATACGCAAACAAGCCGTAACAGAACCACTACCTGTTTGACAGATAAGGGGGACATCTTGGGGTAAGGGTggctcattgtttttctttacaattTCCTCTCTAATTTTGGTTGACTTTTGTTTCATCAGTTCAGAGAATGGACTTTCTCTTTGTTTAGGTATACCAGCGGTTTACACCTCGTGGTAAATCCACTGTGGTTCTGTACATAAAGTCTTCTCATGACTGTTGACAAGGTGGCATCTGACTAGAGCATTATTGATTTgctgagaaaataaattaattttccTTCACCAAACAGATGATTCTAAATGTCCTTGGTCTTGCTATTTTGTagtttgttaatgttttatcGTAGGCTACCCAACTGCTGGGTGTTTCTGTAGCTATGTACAGACTTACTGTACTTGCCTTTTCCTCGTATTGACGGAAAAAAGATTCTTGACTCTGAATCAACTCTGACACACAGGTCTTTTGCGAATTAAC is a window of Paralichthys olivaceus isolate ysfri-2021 chromosome 21, ASM2471397v2, whole genome shotgun sequence DNA encoding:
- the ca10a gene encoding carbonic anhydrase-related protein 10a — encoded protein: MDIIWEILLILQANFIVCISAQPNPPKIHEGWWAYKEVVQGSFVPVPSFWGLVNSAWNLCSVGKRQSPVNIETSHMIFDPFLTPIKLNTGGRKVGGTMYNTGRHVSLRLDKEHLVNISGGPMTYSHRLEEIRLHFGSEDGQGSEHLLNGQAFSGEVQLIHYNHELYTNYTEAAKSPNGLVIVSIFMKIAETSNSFLNRMLNRDTITRITYKNDAYLLTGLNIEEIYPETSSFITYDGSMTIPPCYETVTWILMNKPVYLTRMQMHSLRLLSQNQPSQIFLSMSDNVRPVQPLNNRCIRTNINFRMQGKDCPNNRAQKLQYRVNEWLLK